ATCGTCTGTTTGGCCATCCCCGTCAACAATCCTAAAACGCACCGCTTCACATGGATCCAGGTATCAGCGCAAAGTCTCGCTCCCGATCCGCCGTCCAATGCATGAGCGATCCTCGACAGACCAAACTCGTAGTTGTTCTTTGCACAATACAGCGTCCCAATCACGAGATTCACGATGCACAGATGCAAACACTGCCCGGTTGCATTGCCCTTCCGTTCCTCTGCCCTTTCCACCTTGCGCATCAGCTCTTCCGCTTCCTCGTTCTGGGAAGTCATAATGTACGCGACGCACAAATTTGCCAACACAGACGCAGGAATCGACAGGATGTCGTCGTAGTTCTGGCGTACGATCGGTTCATAGAAGGCGGCCGCTTCCTTGTACCGATCCCCGCGCATAAAAAGTACGTGAGCGGCGTGCAACCGCCAGGAAGGTGTCTCGGAGCAGAACTCCGCACTGGCCCGAAATTCACGTTCCGCGCCCTGAAAATCATCCATACGCCAGGGTATCCATGCACGTGCCATTGCCACCGGCAGATAGCTTTCAAGCGCACCCTCGTACTCCCGCAGTGCCATCCGCAGTGCGTTCTGATCGGTGGCCGAACGACATTCCTGCACCTTAGCCGCCAGTGACCGCAATCTACCACCGATGCTGTTGGCCAGCGTACCAAGCTTCTGTTCCGCTTCCTCTGGCGTCGATTGAGCGGTAATCAATGCGTCGAGCAGATCGTACAAATACGGCGAAAGATACTTGTACGTGAGGTGCGTATGCTCGGCCAGGATATCGGCAGCtgtatcgtacatttcgtgctTGCAGCATAGCAGCAGTAAATTAGCAAACGTTTCCTGCGGACAGGTTGGTGGTCCAAGTTCGAGCAGGAACGCTAACCGTCGAAGGCCGGCCCCACCTCCAGTCGGGTCAGTTAGTGCCATATTGTGAAGCGTTACCGGATCAAGCTCCGGTTCGGAGCGTGGTGGTAGATCGGTCAATGCCTCACGGGCTCCTTCAACTGCAAAAATCATCAGTAAAAATCAGTAAATTAACAAATCGCTCATATCTTTCCCGAAGTCCACCAACACGTACCGTTCCCTTCCTGGTATTCGATCGCTGCCTTCAGATTGAATGCTTGAGCAAGCCCAGAAGCAGCCAACGCAGGAGGATTCCCAACACTACGCGCACCACCTTCGGTTTCCGCCTGCGCACCAACACCCAGCTCCGGATGATTTCGTATACCACGTTCCACGATCTCGGCGATATAGTTCAAAGCCTGCGAGTTTTCCTTACGCCGATAGTGGCACAGGGCCGCATTGTAGGCGACGTGTGGATTAAACCCACCCGCTTGCAGTGCCGACACGTACCGTTGCAGAGCGTCCTCGTACATGTTCGCCTGGTACAGTAGACAGCCTTCGTCATTTTTGGTACTTGCTTCCTGTCCATTCCCGTCCTGACGCTGTAACAGCAAGGACTGTGCTGTCGTGTAATCCTCATTACCGTAGGCAATGGCCGACTGCAATTGCAACACTTTTTCCTTCAACTCGGGTGAATCCAACCCGGTTGCTATGATTTTTTGTGCCTCATCAAACAGTCCCGCCTGGAACAGGGATTGGGAGTAGTACAGCCGATACTCTTGCACGTCCGGTACGAGATTAATCAGATGCTCGTAACAATTAGCCGCCTCTATAAAGTCCTGCATTTGGTAGTAGCAGTGGCCCAGAAGAGACAACCCGGCACGGGTTGTTGATGATTCCGGGATAGTATTTAGCGTGTTGATAGCATCCTGGAATCGTTCCTCTTTGATCTAATGGAAGATAAGGTGTACGTCTTTATAATATCTACTACTCTCATCTGCTACTTACCATCGTGTATATTGTCTTCGTATATTCACCATCGCGAATAATCATATTTTGAGAAAACATGCTGAAAAACTGCTGGACTGCCGCTGATGCTAGCACAAATATCTGTTCTGAAAATTAATCAAAGTTTGTTACCACTCGACCGTTTCCATAGCAACGAGTGGTGCCCATTTCAATACTTAAGTTATGGTGGAGCGAATTTGCTCGAAATTGcctatttgttttttaaatacacaTCATCACATTAAAAgctaaaaactataaaatcatattcaaaattattcataacttgcaaattgaattttattggaGATATGTCTTGCAGGGTTACTACTACAAGTTCCTTAGTTTTAATGAATGTTCGTAACAGAGCGTTAGCGTTCAAATGCTTATGCATATATTTAAATTCTTCCATTCCTTCAATTGCATCAATTAAACACAcatgtttaaatttataaaatcgtttttatcatttttcccGAACATTGCAAGCAAAGCCCCCTgcaattgtttacattttcccgtaaaaccaacaacaaacaaactgtcAAAAGTCTCCACCGGCAGC
This genomic window from Anopheles maculipalpis chromosome 2RL, idAnoMacuDA_375_x, whole genome shotgun sequence contains:
- the LOC126557358 gene encoding tetratricopeptide repeat protein 30 homolog, whose protein sequence is MFSQNMIIRDGEYTKTIYTMIKEERFQDAINTLNTIPESSTTRAGLSLLGHCYYQMQDFIEAANCYEHLINLVPDVQEYRLYYSQSLFQAGLFDEAQKIIATGLDSPELKEKVLQLQSAIAYGNEDYTTAQSLLLQRQDGNGQEASTKNDEGCLLYQANMYEDALQRYVSALQAGGFNPHVAYNAALCHYRRKENSQALNYIAEIVERGIRNHPELGVGAQAETEGGARSVGNPPALAASGLAQAFNLKAAIEYQEGNVEGAREALTDLPPRSEPELDPVTLHNMALTDPTGGGAGLRRLAFLLELGPPTCPQETFANLLLLCCKHEMYDTAADILAEHTHLTYKYLSPYLYDLLDALITAQSTPEEAEQKLGTLANSIGGRLRSLAAKVQECRSATDQNALRMALREYEGALESYLPVAMARAWIPWRMDDFQGAEREFRASAEFCSETPSWRLHAAHVLFMRGDRYKEAAAFYEPIVRQNYDDILSIPASVLANLCVAYIMTSQNEEAEELMRKVERAEERKGNATGQCLHLCIVNLVIGTLYCAKNNYEFGLSRIAHALDGGSGARLCADTWIHVKRCVLGLLTGMAKQTIVLPSIALQETLNFLRACEAYGITIPSVLTGPLEDSGEQPPTIGLEARKLRALLLRLMEYK